The genomic region atactccgtaactctattccggtgacggattaaaatatttattttcattaatttGTATTTAATAGTTAATCTAAAACGAGTATTTATGTCTTTCGGTAAATATCAACttattttgggaaaaaaattactctttaaattcaaataaaataaaaactacctgtctttttaagaaatttttatttttaattatatacttttacatatttttaaactATTGTTTTAGAATGTTACTATATGTtattataaaatgaaaaaatatgatAATTTCTTAAATCCAtttgtagaatttttttattCTAGCGTAaactaattatttatatttaaattatacatatttacatttttttttactttccagCCTGTAATCTAATTTTCCAAAGATGACATTTATTAATGTAGtatgaattattattttagaattaaTGTAATTATTTGATATATCATTAATGGAGAAATTTAGACTTCATAAGTGGATTAAAGATATGACAAGTATCATatttattaatgtaattaaatttttgtattttttactaTACACTAAATCACACTTTCAATTTGCttgtgaaatttaaaattttttataaatttgtatcaaataattttagctaaaattaacaaatggaaaaaaaagaaggGGGGTGGGGGAAGTCCAAGAGGAATGCAAAGACTGATGATAAAATgccaaaaacaaaatcaaaagctagagataaacaaacaaacaaagaaataaaaagggtgcAAAAATGCTTCATGCGGCGCTACACGTAGCTGCTTGTGGGTTGGTTTAATGGTAAACCCACTTTTCCCGCGTAAAATATTATTAAGGAAagattaaaataaagttttaattaataatttaaggaataaaAATCAGCAatggaaaattataaaatttggtgGTGAAGGATGAAGTGGggctttttcatttttctttttctttgctcaatGGTTGAGTAATTGACAGGtaaataattcttttttttttggtttaataTTTGAGAATGTTAAGAATTAAACTACTCAGAAATAAATGTTAAATTAACATTATGTTTTTACAAGAATTACGTTTTATTTAACTTTGatactaaattaatatatatttcagATCATTTTATTCTTGAATATTTAAAAAGATCAAATTttctatttgaaagatttcattaaaaaaaagagaaattttgAAAGTAAACTACATTTTGGtgacaaatttataaaaaattgataatCATGTCTATCTATTTTACATTAACTTATGTTTTTTTAAAAGTGTAATATATCTCACTATTTTACTAATAAAATAAGGCTatcaatatataaatttaaaatgatttgttgtgctaatttaaaacaaaattattttaattagaaaATGTAAGCAATTTAAAAGAGGAAAAAGATTAGGAAGCCAGATTGAAAGAAACACTTCTTTACAACTCTTAAACAGAAACTAAAATTGTTTATAAAGAAAAACCTAATTAATTATTGTATATATTGaacaaaaatgcaaaaaaaaaaaaaaaacgtttGAAACTGCTTGGAAATTTTTCCCTTATCTCACAGCCTCCAATCCTTTCTCCTTTCTCCCTTGATTCTTCAACATCCCTGCAACAACCTTCACTTTATTAGTTGAACTATaaccaaataataaaaaaatcgcTTTTAAGATCAATCAAATTACTTTtaaaaaaccaaataaaaaaaattagcaacataaatttttaaattcaattttttgaacggatttttaatttcttttttcttttgttagTAAGTAATGCAGATTGAGTTTCCACTAGGCATAGACAGAATGTAAGTTTAAGCATGTTAAAatgcgtttttttttttttttatttacaagtgaaaatagattataaataattctaagtctaattaaattaaaatctaaaatctattttttttaaaaattatgattatatcTAAAAGTTTGAATTTAAATCAATATCACCTCATTTTTATCGATAcaatctaaagaaaaaaaaacatttttattcACTAAGAATATAATAACCCTACCTAACTAACCACAAAATCAGAATTTATCTAAACATTAAACACACCAACAAAATGAAGTTATAAAAAATCCTATTAATGAAGCTATGACCCTACTTTCTTTAATGAAAAGATTTTCAGTTTCGGAAGATGAGAAAATTAGGAAAGAGAATGGTTTCCCTTGAGGTTTACAGTGAGGAGGTTCTTCAAACAGAGATAAGGAGAGTTGTTTGTGAGCAACACCAATGTCAAACAAGATGAGACCAGATTTAGGGTCATCTACTATGATGTCTTTAACAGGTAACCAAAGGAATAGTTCTTCTTGGGTTAGCCCCACCACCCCAATGAGGTTGCCATAGGTAAGGTTAGCCTTCACTACGCTGTCAAAGAACACCCTGTTTTCATACTTGGTCAAGCATGGTCCATCCAACAATACTTCTAGGCTTCCATCTTCTGCTAGTGTATACGATTTCACTTCCTTTGGGAGTAGCCCAGCTGGTAATCCCCTTGAAACTAGAACATCATGGATTGAAGTGGAATGAGAAATAGAGAAGAGTAAGGGAAATAATGAAAATACGAAAGTATAGACGCTGCTGCTCTTTTTGTTTCTCAGAATAGCCAAGAATGCATAGAAAGATTGGGAAAAAGAGAGacgaaaataaaaaagaaaaaagaaaaaagaaaaaagaaaagaaaagagaaggaaaAGGACTTTAATAAATGGTTAGGAAAATTGGAATGACTCTTTTGTCCTTTGTTGGTGAATGTGtccaatatatttatataaaaggaGGTAATGTCAATTTTATTTCGGCTTTAATTAATTTTCTTGTAATAGAGATTCTTGTAGTAggagtaaaattatattttatttttctattaaaaatagataaattaatcattatacgtaagattaaaaagtaaattgatatttcatgttaaaaattttattaatttttactattaaaattaggatggttgataaaataattagataattACATATGACGTATTACATGTACCTTATTTTGACATATAGTGAGTAGTTTTTAACagttaaaatgaatgaaaattttaatttgcttttGATCTAATTTATGGggactaatttacttatttttaataaaaaataaaatacaatctaactcttAATATAAGGTTGTCCGTGATAGTTTTATCGTTAATATATGTGGTAAGCttcctaattaaattaaacaaataaatcaacCAAGTTGGAAAACAGTAGCATCTCAAATTTCTTTTATGAAAAAAAAGTATGTATTTGGTTCAGATTTTATACATACTATTTggagaaaaaatatatattatcaaattgcATCAATTTCTTTACTTCTTTTTACTTTTTCGTTCACTTGAATAGGGCTATagtatatgattttttttgtttgacaaTATTCTTAATTTCTATTATGCATCTCattataaaacaattgaaaatgtTTTCATAAAATGAAGgataatttattaaaacagttacttttgtttgtctcaagttacattttattcatctatgtttgaaatgttacattttagtcatttacgtTATCGGGTTGTAACATTTTAGCCACTGAGCCATTAACTACCGTTAATGGTGTAATGGTAAGTTGACATgccacgttaaatcatcatttcaaataaaaattttaggttatatTCTACAATCAGTccctatatattttttttattttgagcaatttaaatttattttcttttatgttcttttaactttctttttttcttttttcttttccattatcttcttcttctccttctgtTTTCCTCTCTTCTCCATTTCTCTTAACGTAGTTTtctatattttccatttattaaaACTAGTCCACAAGCTTGCCTCAatcgaaaaaaattaaattgttaaaaaaaataaaaaagtatagtggctagttttaacaaatgacaaacataaaaaaattacgttaaaagaaaagaagaagggaggaaaacagAGAGAGAAACGGAAgagaatgataaaaaaaaaaagaaaaagaaaaaagaaaagttaaaagaatattaaaggaaaaaaattaagTTGCTTAAAACGAAAATTTATAGGGACCGATTGTATAAATTAAcataaattttttgtttgaaatgataatttaacgTGTCACGTCAACTTATCGTTATACCGTTAATGGCAATTAACGGCTTAGTAATTAAAATGTTACCATGCGACAACATGagtaactaaaacgtaacatttcaaacataagtaactaaaatataaactaagataaacaaaagtgactattttaataatttacccaAAAAATTAAAGAGAATTAATTTAAACATTATCATATTAGTAATTACGTAGTTGTTGCTCTTACGTTTTGTTTCTAATTTATACAATAATATATTGGATCATATTACAAGTTCCCAATATCATACTTCTAATCATTCTAAGATAAGATGCAAAATAATTTTGTTTGACACTTCCCCTAATTATTACATCTCAGAAAAAAAATTAccaataaaataaactaaaatgttGTGAGGACAAGAAATTGGATACCCTACCAAATTGTTGTGAGGACAAAAGATTAATCAATCCCAATCTTTCTTGTTTAGATTTGGATGTTGCTCTAAGGCAAGcaaaattattattcttttatcaaaaccctaaccctaatcaCAATGATGATCATAAACTAGGGTTAATTAACCCATGGGAAGGTAATTTGGTCAAATTCACCCAACTCAATCTTTTAAGCTTAGTTAATATAGGTAAGTAACATAGCGGTTGCATGCTGCAGTTAAAAAGATATGAGACTCTCCAAGTACCCCCCACTCAAATGCCGATGTTATAATTGTAGTAACTGAAAGGGCATATATATCATTTCACCTTCCGCAGTTTAGactcttgatttttttttttttttttttttttaaattccgtTATGTCTATAGGCTTTGAAGATTAGAACTTAGCTTTATTTGGAATTACTGTCggaagaaaaaaattaaagaaaagaatttTCTGAGAAAATAGGACAAAATAGATTCTTTATTACCTTTTCTGCCACTTTGGGAATGAAAAGTAGCTCAAATTGAGAAAGTTGTTTGGGTTTATTGAGGGGCAAAAATAATTGCGTTACAGCGGAGGGACCCATAGTAGATGACCCACCCAAATGATTTGACACATCTGGCACTCCTAGCTGGCCAGATCATCACAACTTGTAATTTCAGTTCAACGTTGTAAGAATTGGATGGAAGACATTGTATGAGTTGGATTTTTAATGTTTGGCTCAATggatttaattcattaaaatcaatttaattaattaaagtaaaCAATGGGATGGAAGACATCGTATTAGTTGTTGAGAGAAAGAATTATATCTTTTTCAGTGTTAcattagtaattttattttaaattttaaaatttttatttaattttttaagataaaaatataaaaattcagaataaaatgttaatatagtattaaattattgaaaaaagatgcaattaatataatattattatattatacaatCATTTTCTAATTTCATTAATTTCAAGTTCAATGAATATTTTCGAAATTAAGTTGAAAATTGAAATTACGTTACATAAGTAATGAATGTATTGGAGATTTTAGTGAAATTTCTTTCCATGTAGTTTGAATTATACTTAAATTAATCGATTATTATTGTATTTAATGAAATGAAATCTCTAAATTCCAGGTATGGATCATGCAGCTCCCCACGCTGCGTGACCACTTTCGATCGTGGAATTTAGCcaacatatttttataattattaaaatataataattcatttaatatttattaaaaatataaaaaaatatgtatctttttagaataaaagtaaaagtttttacttaattaaaaagCAAAAAAGCTGCTATAAAGAAAACAAATTGCTGCATAGAAAACATTCTACGAGATTATCATTTCTATATATGACTCACATAATTCTATATTTACCGTTTTATCATCAGATAAAACATTCAAGTTAAGTTGACCAAATAAAGCTGTATGATGAACAAACTTAGCAAAACTATCTTTTTGACTCATTCTGTTGTTACAAAATGCAATttgatgattttatttttagggtgttttcattttagtcagtaaaacattaaatttttaactgTTATTCACTATATACATTACattatatttacttttattttagtcatttaatttTTAGATTGCTTTCATCTTGGTCATTTGAAAATACCTTTTTAATATTGATTTGGGTAAAGAAATCaaggattaaaatgaaaaaacgataaaatataaaataatacaaaaatattGTCAAATTATACTTGTTTATCTCATTGCCAAAAATTCTAAATTTAGGTTTTGAAATATACATTGTTAAATATTAAGATTCAAAATTATAGTAATAAATTGATTGACATTATCAATggataattaaaaaatttataatttattttgatgttttgaaatttttaaaaatttatcaataaaaattattatatttgatAGTTGTATATGAAACCCAACTTTTTTTACTATACAATCACGAACCTTCTTTGTTAagctaaaagtaaagaaaaatccttacaattaattaaattaattagtttcaTCTTCCATGCAAAACAAAACTCATAATCTTTTTATCACTTATTTACCCAAACAAAGAAcaagtaattaatttaattaattgcaatggtattttcctttattttagcCTAGCATGGAAGATTCGAGATTatataatcaaaagaaatttaagtttcatagaaaattattaaatatgagttatttgagttgttttcgttaattttaaaatttaaaatgatattaaattaattaaatttaatattagagTAACAAATCAGTTGATATTATTAATGAATAAAAAATTTCAAcaattaattttgatgttttaaaatttaaattttcaatattaaaaaatcaaattttttggTAATGAGATAAACAAGTACAAATTCATAATTTTGTGTATTATTTTAGATCTACCACCTTTTCACTTTAATCATTGATTTTTTAccccaaaaatatttaaaaagatatTATCTAGGTGATCAAAAGAAAACGACCTAAaggttaagtgaccaaaatgaaagtgtaAACATGATATGATGTGTATAGTTAACTGTCGTTAGAGATTTAACACTTGGGTTACTAAAATGAAAGCAAATAACTCTAATATCTTAGGGCTATTTGCTCCTTATTTTAGTAGGACTTTTAagatttttagttattttataatttaattttgatagaTTTTAGGAATTTTATTTTGTTGATGTTTTAAGATaactatatatttataatgttaATTCGGACTAATTTTCGATGTGATCTTATCCAATGTAGGCCCAACAAAGTATGGGAAAGAATAGCATGAAATAAGCAGATTTATGTTCTAACGGAAAATGTCTTTGACCCAACGAACATAGGCAGGCGAATCTCCATTCCAACGAAAAATATCTTCGCCCAGAGAAAGCAAACAAATGACATTTCACTCCAAGCGCATAtatctgatttttttttaaaaaaaaaagttatgccTTTTAAGAttataaaagggaaaaaaaaaacgaAACGAAAAGgagggaagaagaagaaaaagaggagGAGCTGGCCAAGCTTTCCTGCATCAAGAATTGACGGATTCCAATGAGAAGACGGAGTTTCTCCATcgtttttcctttttgtttcattttattatgtctagttattgttttaattttaagATGTTTCCCAAATTCTCCATGAACAAAATCTATTTTCTAGGGTTACAATGGATTTCATGCTTCCATCTCTTTTTATTATTAATAGAGTTTAGATTATTAATTTGTTATTGTTCTTCTTTGATAATAGTCTGGCCAACTATTAGTTTGACAAAACCTCAAGAAAGCGAAAGAGGACTTTTTATTTTAGGTCTAGAATGAATAACTCTTGGTCTTAATTAGATGGGCCAATCTGTAATTCGTAATTAGGATAGGAATATACCTGATTACCTTGGGTAGCCATAATTGGGGTCGTTCTTAATCAATTTAATCTACATTATTGGCATAGGCATATAACTCAATGGTTAATTAAATTAGTTCTTTAATTGCTCGGAAGAGAATTAAGTGAAATTTAGTTTCCCAAGTTAATAATAAACTTATTAGGATAAACTAGATGGAGATAGATCAATTTGCTAACGCATTTGATGAAATTTTTGGGTTTTACCATTTTGTTTATTTGATTTAGTTCGCGGtgcttatttttatttacttttaaattagttaaaaaatttattatcaattaaTTTGGATAGTTTCTAGAGTAATACTTGGAGATTGGTGTTTCGATTAGTAATAGCTCTCTATGGGATTAATATTTTATACTACTTGGAACAATACATATACTTGCGTGATCAACAAAAGCCCCTTAAAATTGGGTGACCAAATTGCAATGATTTCATTTTAAGTGATCAAAATAAAAGTGCTTTAAAAATTGAGTTACCAACTAAGTAGGTTAATTGAATAATATAATAATGTCTTGATCTCGACTTAAACGTTTGCCACCAGGGGCGAagtcaaaaaaaaattttaggggatcaaaattaaattataatttttacgatagtaaaatgtaatttttaaaggattatatCAAAATTGTATCATTTTTAAGAGGATCGAagtgtaattttaattttagtaatttaaaattttaaaaattttaaagagagGGGAGTCCCCAGTAGCCTGGTAGATTCGCCCCTGTTTGCGACTTTTGTTGgagattattatttagtaatgtGGGTTGATttatttccataatttattcattcatGTGTTTTGTTGGAGTTATGGCCTCTAAAGCCTTTGTTTTTATGGCTCTCAATTGTTTGTAATTCTTATTGATGTGGTTATGTCCCGATGTAATATTAAATATAAAGAAGAGTGgcattaaaataatagaatgggTGAAAAGCTCCAGAAAAAGAGGCATTACAAATCTCATTATTCATTCTTATGATCATCAATTTGTGGGTTTTAAACGCCTGCATTTCTtctttaataacatttcataacctTTTTCTGGTTTTTACATTTTTAAGTCTTCTAAgagtatttttctttaattattatatactcctattttcatttaatacattaaattaaaaaaatccctGTTTTGTATGTGCTTCTTTGAATTATATTTTTTCTCTAATTTTCATTTATAATTAATATGATAATTAATTCACTAATTTTAACTTCTTTGGTATCAATATAGTTATTAGTACAAAAACACgagttaaaattaatttaaatacatttatctTTCTATTTAAGAATTGAAtaagaattataaataattttaggttttatataaaaaataatttttattaaaaggtATGCTGGGCCTTATAACTCAAGGACATCACGTAGTTTCTACCATAAGTTATACCGATAGTATCACCTAACTAGACATTGTTGTCTATTGATCCTTATAGATGAAGAATTTTCTAATCGATTACAAAGTGTTTAcatattaagttaaaattattgTGGGTTAAAGTTAAAATTATTATAGATGTAAATGATAATATCATATTTGtatcataaatttttttataattaatttaaattaattaagagataaataataaaaatatatattatcaagacttaaaaataattaagtaataataaataattattttatttttaattaattaaattagtatgagataaataataaataaaagagttaaaaatTCTGATGAACGCCATATCAAATTTGAAAAAAGCCACCTTTCAATCTAGTTTAATTGAGGAAAAGAAGTCAAATTTTATTTATGAAGAAAATCACCTTTTGATATTGTTCAACTGAAAAAAGGGATGTTAAAACTTATTTTAAGAGCAAGTCACCATGATAGTTGAAGTGGGATCAACAATGTAAGATCAAGTCTAAATGACTATTGGATTCAAACTCTCTTCAAACCTATTTTCAAGATTCAAGTCTCAACAACTCTTGAAGCAGACATTATTGACTCAATATCAAGTCTCggttgttggaaaatatggatatcacatatataataagggtaattacatgttattactTACTAtaatgataggttagcccaaattaaaagtgatctaatttggttaaaattttattgggctttaattattaaataaagtatgggtcaaatatgtgtagatactctaataattgaattctaatcaaattctaattaatgatgggctaattagaatttgagtAGAATTAATATGCcaaaggttataaatattaggattATGGTCctcaaattatacacaagatatattttctaatatcccatcattaggaaagagagagcaacttgtgtgctaatttggaagatcaaatccctaaaatccggtaaaatttcaaagaattcatggattcaggtacgtttccgcatttagttttattcttgatatattcttgatgatttgacatgataaatCCTGGTTtacagttctaattttatattagatgtTATTTAAAATTCTAACAAGTGGCATCTGAGCTTTGTCATTGAATCATTGAGAATAAATTGattctttattatt from Gossypium arboreum isolate Shixiya-1 chromosome 1, ASM2569848v2, whole genome shotgun sequence harbors:
- the LOC108481894 gene encoding uncharacterized protein LOC108481894; this encodes YFRLSFSQSFYAFLAILRNKKSSSVYTFVFSLFPLLFSISHSTSIHDVLVSRGLPAGLLPKEVKSYTLAEDGSLEVLLDGPCLTKYENRVFFDSVVKANLTYGNLIGVVGLTQEELFLWLPVKDIIVDDPKSGLILFDIGVAHKQLSLSLFEEPPHWMLKNQGRKEKGLEAVR